From one Melioribacteraceae bacterium genomic stretch:
- a CDS encoding DinB family protein, with the protein MRTQEELLLFFKIEIKDAIDTLSGLSNRYKKEAFEYKPSPNKWSAIECIVHINTTNKSYLGKIKNSLTASEEVDIIERDYKPRYLISKFIDSMKAESKMKFKSPKVFMDSYNGDFEKVIHDFFTIQNELINLAEASGKYDLSKIKLTSPVTKLLRLQLGEAFMIIIEHQKRHLQQAKTALKSSV; encoded by the coding sequence TTGAGAACACAAGAAGAACTTTTATTGTTTTTTAAAATTGAAATTAAAGATGCAATTGACACACTTTCTGGGTTAAGTAATCGCTATAAAAAAGAAGCCTTTGAGTACAAACCTTCTCCAAATAAATGGAGTGCGATAGAATGTATTGTACATATCAATACAACAAACAAAAGTTATTTGGGAAAGATTAAAAATTCATTAACCGCTTCGGAAGAAGTTGATATCATCGAGCGTGATTATAAACCACGATACTTAATCTCAAAATTTATAGATAGTATGAAAGCCGAAAGCAAAATGAAGTTTAAATCTCCAAAAGTTTTTATGGATTCCTATAACGGTGATTTTGAAAAAGTAATTCATGATTTTTTCACTATTCAAAACGAACTAATTAATCTAGCCGAAGCTTCCGGGAAGTATGATCTGAGTAAAATCAAATTAACATCTCCGGTAACAAAATTACTTAGACTACAATTAGGCGAGGCATTTATGATAATCATTGAACATCAAAAGAGGCATTTGCAGCAAGCGAAGACTGCTTTGAAGAGTTCTGTTTAA
- a CDS encoding type II toxin-antitoxin system HigB family toxin, with amino-acid sequence MQIIALKTIKDFWLKHPETEQPLKAWFDEVKKAEWNNPNDLVSQFPMTRIVKNDRAIFKIKGNKYRIAAAIKYDFKIVYIRFIRTHAEYDKINAEEI; translated from the coding sequence ATGCAAATAATCGCTCTAAAAACCATAAAAGATTTTTGGCTTAAACACCCGGAAACCGAACAGCCGCTCAAAGCATGGTTTGATGAAGTTAAAAAAGCGGAATGGAATAATCCCAATGATTTAGTTTCACAATTTCCTATGACGAGAATTGTTAAAAATGATAGAGCAATATTTAAAATAAAGGGAAACAAATACAGAATTGCTGCTGCGATTAAATATGATTTCAAAATTGTGTATATCCGGTTTATAAGAACGCACGCAGAGTACGACAAAATAAACGCGGAGGAGATTTGA
- a CDS encoding tetratricopeptide repeat protein — MKHFFHLLFIVISISAQLNTEQLLSNLENSEGTNRVDILNKISEEYRNATDNVNSIKYAEMALGEAKQLEYFNGQVNALNNISSIYILSQQFAEAEEYIAQTKSLLKKGEYKFGAATLYRNIGAFYVYSNKAKFAVDTLKLSIEVFNEIEDSVGLASSIMTLGAAYTRTNEIEAGIELFEQAAEMFSKQGNEYQAAHAYLNLGSLYTSIMGNYEKGLTNALKALEKFESVNDQVKAAYAMMVIGNTYEGLGDLDKPIEYYSSALSIFEKTGNAYLIANAVNNLGEVYKHRREFSKAIEFYIQALEKSQEIENVEGIAVALNNLGECYFQLGNNRLAMDYYQQSFVLLEKMNDTHKMSISLNNQSTALLTLSNYSEAITKANRAIDLAKEVFANEEVQRGYEILYQTYKATGNYKLALENFQKYEEIKDLIKDEKRSDELEKSLAEYEAKQKEKEIELLTKNAELKELQLDRQENLTYFLIIFSVMLLGFSIVYFYRYVERKKINKELTEAYEKLNDINKTKDLFFSIIAHDLRGPFNSLLGITEILAEDNKELSHEEITNLSREVNQNARNVFLLLENLLEWSSAQLGNIPFNPQAVDINEIITMNINLYRKAASQKEINLIVKPGKDVVAFGDQNMIGAVARNLINNAIKFTNRGGNVTIETEKSEKEVIFSVQDTGIGMTKREIDKIFKLDSDVKKKGTENEKGTGLGLILCKEFINKNNGSILVTSEPGKGTIFTVKLPSQN, encoded by the coding sequence ATGAAACATTTCTTCCATCTACTTTTTATCGTAATATCAATTTCCGCACAGTTAAATACGGAACAATTATTATCGAATCTCGAAAACTCCGAGGGAACTAATCGTGTAGATATTTTAAACAAAATTTCCGAAGAGTATAGAAATGCCACTGATAATGTTAATTCAATTAAATATGCTGAAATGGCTTTAGGTGAAGCTAAGCAATTGGAATATTTTAACGGGCAAGTAAATGCACTCAACAATATTTCCTCGATATATATTTTATCACAACAATTTGCCGAAGCAGAAGAGTACATAGCGCAAACAAAAAGTTTATTAAAAAAAGGCGAATATAAATTTGGGGCAGCAACCTTATACAGAAACATCGGTGCTTTTTATGTTTATTCAAATAAAGCAAAGTTTGCCGTCGATACTCTCAAACTATCTATCGAAGTTTTTAATGAAATAGAAGATTCAGTTGGACTCGCTTCATCAATTATGACTCTTGGAGCTGCATACACCCGAACAAACGAAATTGAAGCCGGAATAGAATTATTTGAACAAGCAGCAGAAATGTTTTCAAAGCAAGGCAATGAGTATCAAGCCGCGCATGCATATTTAAATCTTGGATCGCTTTACACCTCTATTATGGGGAATTATGAGAAAGGATTAACCAACGCGCTAAAAGCATTGGAAAAATTTGAAAGTGTTAACGACCAAGTAAAAGCAGCTTATGCGATGATGGTAATCGGTAATACTTATGAAGGTTTGGGCGATCTGGACAAACCAATCGAATATTATTCAAGCGCGTTATCCATCTTTGAGAAAACCGGTAATGCATATTTGATAGCAAATGCAGTCAACAATCTAGGCGAGGTTTATAAACACAGAAGAGAGTTCAGCAAAGCAATTGAATTTTATATTCAAGCATTGGAAAAAAGTCAAGAAATTGAAAACGTGGAAGGAATTGCAGTTGCATTAAATAATCTTGGCGAATGTTATTTCCAATTAGGAAATAATCGATTGGCGATGGATTATTATCAGCAATCGTTTGTGTTGCTGGAAAAAATGAATGACACGCACAAAATGTCTATTTCTCTTAATAATCAATCAACGGCGTTATTAACATTATCGAACTATAGCGAAGCAATAACGAAAGCAAATCGTGCAATAGATCTTGCGAAAGAGGTTTTTGCAAACGAAGAGGTTCAAAGAGGATACGAAATTTTATACCAAACATATAAAGCCACCGGCAATTATAAATTAGCTTTAGAAAATTTTCAGAAATATGAAGAGATAAAGGATTTGATAAAGGATGAAAAACGAAGCGATGAACTAGAAAAGTCACTTGCCGAATATGAAGCCAAGCAAAAGGAAAAAGAAATTGAATTGTTAACTAAAAATGCAGAGTTGAAGGAGCTTCAATTAGATAGACAAGAAAATTTGACTTACTTTTTAATAATTTTTTCTGTTATGCTATTGGGTTTTAGCATTGTCTATTTTTATCGGTACGTTGAAAGAAAGAAGATCAATAAAGAATTAACAGAGGCGTATGAAAAGTTAAACGACATCAACAAAACAAAGGATTTATTCTTTTCAATAATTGCGCACGATTTAAGAGGACCGTTTAACTCACTTCTCGGGATTACTGAAATTTTAGCCGAAGATAACAAAGAATTATCACACGAAGAAATTACAAATTTGAGTCGCGAAGTAAATCAAAACGCGCGTAATGTATTTTTGCTTTTAGAAAATTTACTTGAATGGTCGTCTGCGCAGTTGGGCAATATTCCGTTCAATCCGCAAGCGGTTGATATTAATGAAATAATAACGATGAATATCAATCTTTATAGAAAAGCAGCTTCACAAAAAGAAATTAATTTAATTGTAAAACCGGGAAAAGATGTTGTTGCGTTCGGTGATCAAAATATGATTGGAGCAGTAGCTCGTAACTTAATTAATAACGCAATCAAGTTTACTAACCGTGGTGGAAATGTTACAATTGAAACCGAAAAATCGGAAAAGGAAGTAATCTTTTCTGTTCAAGATACGGGAATCGGAATGACCAAGCGTGAAATTGATAAAATATTCAAATTAGATTCTGACGTTAAAAAGAAAGGAACCGAAAACGAAAAGGGAACGGGACTCGGTTTAATTTTGTGCAAGGAATTTATTAATAAAAATAATGGATCAATTTTAGTAACCAGCGAGCCGGGCAAGGGGACAATTTTTACAGTAAAATTACCATCTCAAAATTAG
- a CDS encoding T9SS type A sorting domain-containing protein, whose protein sequence is MVAKILLTIMQFTNLVLSQTVYEIPFASNGNSIELTVANVSGTKIGNVNIELKESPEWINFTKTKSDLETIEGNTEKTALFTFSLGKEAPVGKETFLKFLVSGNNEKISEKEIKITVLPPDNFELFQNYPNPFNPTTKIKFTIPNVETPNRESLQTKLIVYDILGREIKSLINKTMLPGKYDIEFHGSELSSGIYFYVLETGTERLKRKMILLK, encoded by the coding sequence ATGGTTGCAAAAATTTTATTAACAATTATGCAATTTACGAATTTAGTGCTTTCGCAAACAGTTTATGAAATCCCATTCGCCTCTAACGGAAACTCTATTGAGTTAACTGTTGCTAATGTATCCGGGACAAAAATTGGAAATGTAAACATAGAACTTAAAGAATCACCGGAGTGGATAAACTTTACAAAAACCAAAAGCGATCTTGAAACAATAGAAGGAAACACAGAAAAAACGGCTTTGTTCACTTTTTCTTTGGGGAAAGAAGCTCCGGTTGGGAAAGAAACTTTTCTGAAATTTTTGGTAAGTGGAAACAACGAAAAAATCAGCGAAAAAGAAATAAAGATAACAGTACTTCCGCCGGATAACTTCGAACTGTTCCAAAATTATCCCAATCCGTTTAATCCAACTACAAAAATAAAATTTACAATACCAAACGTAGAGACACCCAACAGGGAGTCTCTACAAACAAAGCTAATCGTTTACGACATACTCGGGAGAGAAATAAAATCCCTCATTAACAAAACTATGCTGCCTGGTAAGTATGATATTGAATTCCACGGATCAGAATTGTCAAGCGGAATTTATTTCTATGTTTTGGAAACCGGCACGGAAAGATTAAAAAGAAAGATGATTTTACTAAAGTAG
- a CDS encoding helix-turn-helix domain-containing protein produces MNIKPIKNKADYNDTLKQIDKLWSAEPNTPRGDKLEVLVTMVEAYEQKHYSIGPPDPVEAIKFRMEQMGLTQTDLAEAMGGKNRVSEVLNGKRNLTLKMARELHKRFNIPAESLLS; encoded by the coding sequence ATGAATATAAAACCAATAAAAAATAAAGCTGATTATAACGACACGCTAAAACAGATAGATAAACTTTGGAGTGCTGAACCGAATACTCCTAGAGGTGATAAACTAGAGGTGCTTGTTACCATGGTTGAAGCCTACGAACAAAAACATTATTCTATTGGTCCACCCGATCCGGTTGAAGCCATTAAATTTAGAATGGAACAAATGGGTTTAACACAAACCGATCTCGCAGAAGCGATGGGCGGAAAGAACCGTGTATCGGAAGTATTGAATGGTAAAAGAAATCTGACACTTAAAATGGCACGCGAACTTCATAAACGTTTTAATATCCCCGCCGAATCATTGTTGTCCTAA
- a CDS encoding alpha/beta hydrolase-fold protein encodes MNKTNGYLNTLAICLCLLIIIPSCSEEPQSIERKFGEPNGSELRESESALFLEQLQSTAEDERQSLIETFLKENQNSPIIENNLACFYWYGNAEQVLINGDLQNAWLVPDTMNSISCGENTFFYKFYSLVSDTRLDYTYQIHGTVITDPRNQILVPSGFGYHSQLAMPGFNPDSIRVYNPFAEKGSLDTVIIQSTVEKIEPREIAVYTPPEFDQLFNLPVVFVIDGFKALEYCSYQNVLDNLIHLKKISPAVVVFVDYKESDGDLFINDPSTYINFICDELLPVIEKDYKLSNSVNNRVICGISAGGQTAVLTALMRPDKFLHAAGQSTTLTENLLETIHSLSKDKVKHYRYKLYLDVGRYDLLRGGFNDYPFLYANQLISRKLKELGIEHSFRIYNDGHEWANWRERTDDILTYFLNTKETGEL; translated from the coding sequence GAGAGCCGAACGGCAGCGAGTTAAGAGAGAGTGAATCTGCCCTGTTTTTAGAGCAGTTGCAATCAACCGCTGAAGATGAACGCCAATCATTAATAGAAACTTTTTTAAAAGAAAACCAAAACTCACCGATCATAGAAAATAATCTTGCTTGTTTTTATTGGTATGGTAATGCTGAGCAAGTTTTAATAAACGGTGATTTACAAAACGCATGGCTTGTGCCCGATACTATGAATTCAATTTCTTGCGGAGAGAATACATTCTTTTATAAGTTTTACTCACTTGTTTCGGATACTCGACTGGATTATACTTATCAAATTCATGGTACCGTGATAACCGATCCGCGTAATCAAATCTTAGTGCCGAGCGGATTCGGCTACCATTCTCAATTGGCGATGCCTGGGTTTAATCCGGATTCGATTAGAGTTTACAATCCCTTTGCCGAAAAGGGAAGTTTAGATACCGTTATCATTCAAAGCACCGTTGAGAAAATTGAACCGAGGGAAATTGCCGTTTACACTCCGCCTGAGTTTGATCAACTTTTTAATCTGCCTGTTGTTTTTGTAATTGATGGTTTCAAAGCCCTGGAATATTGTTCTTATCAAAACGTTCTCGATAATTTGATTCATCTCAAAAAGATATCTCCCGCAGTGGTTGTGTTTGTTGATTATAAGGAAAGTGACGGAGATCTGTTTATTAATGATCCCTCAACTTATATTAATTTTATATGCGATGAATTATTGCCGGTGATTGAAAAGGATTATAAGCTAAGTAACTCGGTAAATAACAGAGTTATTTGCGGTATCTCGGCAGGGGGGCAAACAGCCGTTTTAACTGCGTTAATGCGTCCGGATAAATTTCTTCATGCCGCCGGGCAGTCGACAACTCTCACGGAAAACCTTCTTGAAACCATCCACTCTTTAAGCAAAGATAAAGTAAAACATTACAGGTACAAGCTTTACCTGGATGTAGGCAGGTACGATTTACTTAGAGGCGGATTTAATGATTACCCGTTCTTGTATGCAAATCAGCTTATAAGCAGAAAATTAAAAGAGCTTGGAATTGAACATTCATTCCGCATCTATAATGACGGACACGAATGGGCAAACTGGCGCGAAAGAACAGACGATATTTTGACTTATTTTCTTAATACAAAAGAAACGGGGGAATTGTAA
- a CDS encoding HNH endonuclease, which translates to MKSFLQNSQFKIDDIISYTELTSAEGMNLQKGMNFLVKPDYSVFLMSIRKGAPYADKIDEKTNTLVYEGHDVPANVSDTPKEVDQEFTTQKGSLTENGKFYTAAQSFRLNLIKYPHRIKVYEKIQNGVWCYKGFYNLVDAKIETDGKRNVFKFYLQPVEIKPMKREVIIPFNRVIPTQVKVEVWARDKGQCVKCGSTENLHYDHDLPFSKGGTSLIAENVRILCMKCNLTKSNKILTIPPFLLY; encoded by the coding sequence ATGAAATCATTTCTCCAAAATTCTCAATTCAAAATTGATGATATTATTTCTTACACAGAACTAACTTCTGCCGAGGGCATGAATCTCCAGAAAGGAATGAACTTTCTTGTAAAACCAGACTACTCAGTTTTTCTAATGTCGATTCGCAAGGGAGCACCATATGCCGATAAAATTGATGAGAAAACAAATACTTTAGTTTATGAAGGTCACGACGTACCCGCGAATGTTTCTGACACTCCAAAAGAAGTTGATCAAGAATTTACTACGCAAAAGGGATCATTGACTGAAAATGGAAAATTTTATACAGCAGCCCAATCTTTTAGACTAAATTTAATTAAGTATCCGCACAGAATTAAAGTCTATGAAAAAATTCAAAATGGTGTTTGGTGTTATAAGGGGTTTTATAATTTGGTTGATGCTAAAATTGAAACCGATGGAAAACGTAATGTTTTTAAATTTTATCTTCAGCCAGTTGAGATAAAGCCAATGAAACGTGAAGTAATAATTCCATTTAACAGAGTAATTCCTACTCAGGTAAAAGTAGAAGTGTGGGCTAGAGATAAAGGACAATGTGTAAAATGTGGCTCCACAGAAAATTTACATTACGATCATGATTTGCCATTTTCAAAAGGGGGTACAAGTTTAATTGCAGAAAACGTTAGAATACTCTGCATGAAATGCAATCTCACCAAATCGAACAAAATACTTACAATTCCCCCGTTTCTTTTGTATTAA
- a CDS encoding DUF4159 domain-containing protein, protein MKKLIILFFVTITLFGQVKTGFQIARLKYNGGGDWYNDPSAEVNLLNFVAEHTNIKTIPEYKFVELGSDEMFSYPFLFLTGHGNIVLSSDEAEALRKYLTNGGFLFVDDDYGLDNAFRREIKKVFPDKDLVELPFNYGLYNCLFDFNYGPPKTHEHDNKPPQGFGIFIDERLAVYYTYESNPSDGWTDQRVHNTSAEKREEALKFGTNIIVWALSN, encoded by the coding sequence ATGAAAAAACTTATTATACTCTTTTTTGTTACAATAACTTTATTCGGACAAGTAAAAACGGGTTTCCAAATTGCACGTTTAAAATATAACGGCGGAGGCGATTGGTATAACGATCCTTCCGCGGAAGTTAATCTTTTAAATTTTGTTGCCGAACACACAAATATTAAAACAATTCCCGAATATAAATTTGTAGAACTCGGCAGTGATGAAATGTTTTCATACCCGTTCTTGTTTTTAACCGGACACGGAAATATAGTTCTATCTTCCGATGAAGCAGAAGCTTTAAGAAAGTATTTAACAAACGGCGGATTTCTTTTTGTAGATGATGACTATGGTTTGGATAATGCATTTAGAAGAGAAATTAAAAAAGTTTTCCCGGATAAGGATTTAGTTGAACTTCCTTTTAATTACGGATTGTATAATTGTCTTTTTGATTTTAATTACGGTCCGCCAAAAACACATGAACACGACAACAAACCGCCTCAAGGATTTGGTATCTTCATCGATGAAAGATTAGCTGTTTATTATACTTACGAAAGCAATCCAAGTGACGGTTGGACTGATCAAAGAGTCCACAATACTTCTGCCGAAAAAAGAGAAGAAGCATTAAAGTTCGGCACCAACATCATAGTTTGGGCACTTAGTAATTAA
- a CDS encoding YiiD C-terminal domain-containing protein, which produces MFIKKEEFSNQLEKYTADAKTLTEYILENIPILNYTKIEVTELTENSIKLSAPLYENRNHYGSAFGGSIATIGIVAGWAILTYKIKEEKIPTTLVIKNSHTEYKRPVKDEFYAEVIIENSDWQNLKDKFSEKGKAGMELTSKIISNGEICAEQKSVYVCITQ; this is translated from the coding sequence ATGTTCATTAAAAAAGAAGAGTTTTCTAATCAGTTGGAAAAATATACCGCGGATGCAAAAACATTAACAGAATACATTCTTGAAAATATTCCGATACTTAATTACACAAAAATTGAAGTCACCGAGCTAACCGAAAACTCAATTAAACTTTCAGCACCGCTTTATGAAAACAGAAACCATTACGGATCGGCATTCGGCGGAAGTATTGCCACAATAGGTATTGTTGCAGGCTGGGCAATCCTTACCTATAAAATTAAAGAAGAAAAAATTCCCACTACATTAGTTATAAAAAATAGTCACACCGAATATAAGCGTCCCGTTAAAGATGAATTTTATGCGGAAGTAATTATCGAAAACTCGGACTGGCAAAATCTAAAAGATAAATTTTCCGAAAAAGGAAAAGCCGGAATGGAATTAACTTCTAAAATTATTTCCAACGGTGAAATCTGTGCCGAGCAAAAAAGTGTTTATGTCTGCATAACTCAATAA
- a CDS encoding class I SAM-dependent methyltransferase: MKENKNHWYDGLFYDVFIAPNQDKSFRLAKSIIKENSNVIDAGCGTGRFAFAVEDKVNKVDGVDLSERNIKVAMNKLTKNNSPKINFYHSDIYRFFENGDKHYDYAVMSYVIHEVDEHFRNDILKALSENADKLILIDYLHPRPKHYWSWLNEAVEFAAGKEHYTNFKSYIKNSGLRGLAEQSGLKIIKEIKNTPSTSHIVVLEK; encoded by the coding sequence ATGAAAGAAAATAAAAATCACTGGTACGACGGATTATTTTACGATGTCTTTATCGCACCGAATCAAGACAAATCATTTCGCTTGGCGAAAAGCATAATTAAAGAAAACTCAAATGTGATTGATGCCGGTTGCGGAACGGGAAGATTTGCGTTTGCGGTTGAAGATAAAGTCAACAAAGTTGATGGTGTCGATTTATCCGAACGCAATATAAAAGTTGCAATGAATAAACTCACAAAGAACAACTCACCTAAAATTAATTTTTATCACTCCGATATTTACCGCTTTTTTGAAAACGGTGACAAGCATTACGATTATGCGGTAATGTCTTACGTCATTCACGAAGTAGATGAGCACTTTCGAAATGATATTTTGAAAGCATTATCGGAAAACGCAGACAAATTAATTCTAATTGATTATTTACATCCACGTCCTAAGCATTACTGGAGCTGGCTTAACGAAGCTGTTGAATTTGCTGCTGGAAAAGAACATTACACTAATTTTAAATCCTACATAAAGAACAGCGGATTAAGAGGATTGGCGGAACAAAGCGGATTGAAGATCATCAAAGAAATTAAAAACACACCTTCAACAAGTCACATAGTTGTGTTAGAAAAATAA
- a CDS encoding phosphoribosylanthranilate isomerase, producing the protein MKNIIQIAGVIDKEEAQMIMNAGVDYLGFPLRLTVNKEDTTEEEASAIIKMIKHPYQAVLITYLDNATEIIEFCDKLNIKIIQLHGKISREELEITKSLRPDLEIFKSLVVAEDNLTELQKMIETLSPFVDAFITDTFDPETGAEGATGKTHDWNISKRLVELSPKPVIIAGGLNPANVKKAIIEIRPAGVDVHTGVEDSNGRKNPELVKRFIDEAKAGFNINMV; encoded by the coding sequence ATGAAAAATATCATCCAAATAGCGGGCGTGATTGATAAAGAAGAAGCGCAAATGATTATGAATGCAGGAGTTGATTATCTCGGGTTTCCTCTGCGTTTAACGGTTAATAAAGAAGATACAACCGAGGAGGAAGCCTCTGCAATTATTAAAATGATTAAGCATCCATATCAAGCTGTTTTAATTACTTATTTAGATAACGCGACGGAGATAATCGAATTTTGCGATAAATTGAATATAAAAATTATACAGCTCCATGGAAAAATATCTAGAGAAGAATTAGAAATAACAAAATCACTCCGCCCCGATTTAGAAATATTTAAGAGTCTTGTTGTTGCAGAAGACAATCTAACCGAACTGCAAAAAATGATCGAAACACTTTCACCTTTTGTTGATGCATTTATAACAGATACTTTCGATCCGGAAACAGGTGCTGAAGGCGCAACCGGCAAAACTCATGATTGGAATATCAGCAAAAGATTAGTAGAACTTTCCCCCAAGCCTGTTATAATTGCCGGCGGATTAAATCCGGCTAATGTCAAAAAAGCTATAATTGAAATTCGTCCGGCCGGAGTTGATGTTCACACCGGTGTTGAGGACTCGAACGGAAGAAAAAATCCCGAACTTGTAAAAAGATTTATTGATGAAGCAAAGGCAGGATTTAATATAAATATGGTATGA
- a CDS encoding SdiA-regulated domain-containing protein, producing the protein MKLLSLLFPVILLLIFTSCKDSQETKNQTKSLELISSFKTDVPEPSGLTLSYDKKALWTVSDETNRAYLISVEGTIIDSLQLQGIDPEGITVINDTTITVIFERERSIAFYNTSGKEINKKIFPEFTGDLNMGFEGIAYNPVNGHYFIVNEMNPQLLIEIDSDLNIVKQTELNFADDFSGLYFGDDINYLWIISHESKLVAKCDLNGNLIESYNVDIPQLEGIAIDYDTNLIYLICDISEELFVYKLHK; encoded by the coding sequence ATGAAATTATTGTCACTACTATTTCCGGTTATTCTTTTATTGATTTTCACTTCTTGCAAAGATTCACAAGAAACTAAAAATCAAACAAAGTCTTTAGAGCTTATCAGCTCATTTAAAACAGATGTACCCGAACCATCCGGATTAACATTAAGTTACGATAAAAAAGCATTGTGGACTGTCAGCGATGAAACTAACAGAGCATATTTAATTTCTGTTGAAGGAACGATTATAGATTCATTACAGCTTCAAGGTATCGATCCTGAGGGAATTACCGTTATTAACGACACAACTATTACCGTTATTTTTGAACGCGAAAGATCGATAGCATTTTATAATACTTCGGGAAAAGAAATTAATAAAAAGATTTTTCCCGAATTTACCGGTGATTTAAATATGGGATTCGAAGGAATAGCTTATAATCCTGTAAACGGACATTACTTTATTGTAAATGAAATGAATCCGCAGTTGTTAATCGAAATTGACAGTGATTTAAACATTGTAAAACAAACCGAACTCAATTTTGCGGATGATTTTTCCGGGTTATATTTTGGAGATGATATTAACTATTTGTGGATTATAAGTCACGAAAGTAAGTTAGTTGCAAAATGTGATTTAAACGGAAATTTAATTGAATCATATAATGTAGATATCCCACAACTGGAAGGTATTGCAATTGATTATGACACCAATTTAATTTATCTCATTTGTGATATAAGCGAAGAACTATTTGTTTACAAACTGCATAAATAA